A portion of the Hoplias malabaricus isolate fHopMal1 chromosome 1, fHopMal1.hap1, whole genome shotgun sequence genome contains these proteins:
- the si:dkeyp-97a10.2 gene encoding uncharacterized protein si:dkeyp-97a10.2 isoform X1 — MARRQGYISLSFTRFLLTPQHFPGAPEGWCHGTRTTVFLGCPPSPSLCSLQKDAVIWGPKQSHHYQVLGRCRSLSVSFQSLQPVYMVSGQTLVLQALIDTQPGKPISKVIWEHEAEGTKNSGKTVVAVFPVKSPGGRVTVEKDGAVMKLSNYQRPDSGVYTVTVTDQSGNQGSAQCTVHEYEAVHHVSVMVNVSHSVLHCREAWGTEPAFYWLHEQVAVTEAVGKVSADGSTLQLSTPMCGHFTCVVSNKLGHSSATYTAAPCERRSSGGTAVAVVCLLLLLLLAGGLVFLLWRRHRHTRNRGEQLREFYEDDV, encoded by the exons ATGGCCAGACGCCAGGGTTATATTTCACTCAGCTTTACTCG GTTTCTTTTGACACCTCAACATTTCCCTGGAGCTCCAGAAG GTTGGTGCCATGGGACTCGGACCACCGTCTTTCTGGGCTGCCCTCCTTCTCCAAGTCTTTG ttcGTTGCAGAAAGATGCTGTAATCTGGGGTCCAAAACAAAGTCATCATTATCAAG TCCTGGGCAGATGCCGGTCCCTTTCCGTGAGCTTCCAGAGCCTGCAGCCTGTCTACATGGTCAGCGGACAGACCCTGGTCCTCCAGGCCCTAATCGACACGCAGCCAGGGAAGCCCATCAGCAAGGTTATATGGGAGCATGAGGCAGAGGGGACGAAGAACTCCGGGAAGACGGTTGTGGCAGTGTTTCCAGTGAAAAGCCCTGGAGGTCGGGTAACAGTGGAGAAGGATGGAGCTGTGATGAAGCTGTCGAATTATCAGAGACCAGACAGTGGTGTGTACACTGTGACAGTAACTGACCAGAGCGGAAATCAGGGCTCGGCGCAGTGCACCGTCCATGAATACG AGGCTGTGCACCATGTTTCTGTGATGGTGAACGTGTCCCACTCTGTCCTGCACTGCCGCGAGGCCTGGGGAACTGAACCTGCCTTTTACTGGCTCCACGAGCAGGTTGCAGTGACAGAAGCTGTGGGTAAAGTGTCTGCTGATGGAAGCACCCTCCAGCTCTCTACTCCGATGTGTGGACACTTCACCTGCGTGGTGTCCAATAAGCTCGGACACAGCTCTGCCACATACACCGCAG caccATGTGAGAGGAGGAGTAGCGGAGGGACAGCTGTAGCCGTCGTGTGTCTCCTGCTTCTGCTGCTGTTGGCCGGAGGGTTGGTGTTCCTGCTCTGGAG GAGACATAGGCATACCCGCAACAGAGGGGAGCAGCTAAGAGAATTTTATGAAGATGATGTATAA
- the si:dkeyp-97a10.2 gene encoding uncharacterized protein si:dkeyp-97a10.2 isoform X2 — protein sequence MGLGPPSFWAALLLQVFVLGRCRSLSVSFQSLQPVYMVSGQTLVLQALIDTQPGKPISKVIWEHEAEGTKNSGKTVVAVFPVKSPGGRVTVEKDGAVMKLSNYQRPDSGVYTVTVTDQSGNQGSAQCTVHEYEAVHHVSVMVNVSHSVLHCREAWGTEPAFYWLHEQVAVTEAVGKVSADGSTLQLSTPMCGHFTCVVSNKLGHSSATYTAAPCERRSSGGTAVAVVCLLLLLLLAGGLVFLLWRRHRHTRNRGEQLREFYEDDV from the exons ATGGGACTCGGACCACCGTCTTTCTGGGCTGCCCTCCTTCTCCAAGTCTTTG TCCTGGGCAGATGCCGGTCCCTTTCCGTGAGCTTCCAGAGCCTGCAGCCTGTCTACATGGTCAGCGGACAGACCCTGGTCCTCCAGGCCCTAATCGACACGCAGCCAGGGAAGCCCATCAGCAAGGTTATATGGGAGCATGAGGCAGAGGGGACGAAGAACTCCGGGAAGACGGTTGTGGCAGTGTTTCCAGTGAAAAGCCCTGGAGGTCGGGTAACAGTGGAGAAGGATGGAGCTGTGATGAAGCTGTCGAATTATCAGAGACCAGACAGTGGTGTGTACACTGTGACAGTAACTGACCAGAGCGGAAATCAGGGCTCGGCGCAGTGCACCGTCCATGAATACG AGGCTGTGCACCATGTTTCTGTGATGGTGAACGTGTCCCACTCTGTCCTGCACTGCCGCGAGGCCTGGGGAACTGAACCTGCCTTTTACTGGCTCCACGAGCAGGTTGCAGTGACAGAAGCTGTGGGTAAAGTGTCTGCTGATGGAAGCACCCTCCAGCTCTCTACTCCGATGTGTGGACACTTCACCTGCGTGGTGTCCAATAAGCTCGGACACAGCTCTGCCACATACACCGCAG caccATGTGAGAGGAGGAGTAGCGGAGGGACAGCTGTAGCCGTCGTGTGTCTCCTGCTTCTGCTGCTGTTGGCCGGAGGGTTGGTGTTCCTGCTCTGGAG GAGACATAGGCATACCCGCAACAGAGGGGAGCAGCTAAGAGAATTTTATGAAGATGATGTATAA